Proteins found in one Streptococcus anginosus subsp. whileyi MAS624 genomic segment:
- a CDS encoding metal-sulfur cluster assembly factor, whose amino-acid sequence MAYTNEQIDDIKNRILESLEQVIDPELGIDIVNLGLIYEIRFNGENGETQIDMTLTTMGCPLADLLTDQIHDAMSDVPEVSKVEVRLVWYPAWTVDKMSRYARIALGIK is encoded by the coding sequence ATGGCATACACAAACGAACAAATTGATGATATTAAAAATCGTATCTTGGAAAGTTTGGAACAAGTTATTGACCCTGAATTAGGAATTGATATTGTAAATCTTGGTTTGATTTATGAAATTCGGTTCAATGGTGAAAATGGTGAGACGCAGATTGATATGACCTTAACAACAATGGGCTGTCCACTGGCTGACTTATTAACTGATCAGATTCATGATGCGATGTCAGATGTACCTGAAGTGAGCAAAGTAGAAGTGAGGCTGGTGTGGTATCCAGCATGGACTGTGGATAAAATGAGTCGCTACGCACGCATCGCCCTAGGGATTAAATAA